The following are encoded in a window of Paenibacillus polymyxa genomic DNA:
- the tlp gene encoding small acid-soluble spore protein Tlp: MAKPDNRADNVEHLQQSIQNTQQNLHEAEGYLNEFSSEISNEERKQIEEKNNRRKESIRSFREEVKDEAAHSQE; encoded by the coding sequence ATGGCAAAACCAGATAATCGAGCCGACAATGTTGAACATTTGCAACAAAGTATTCAGAACACACAGCAGAACCTGCATGAAGCTGAAGGATATCTAAACGAATTTTCCTCTGAAATCAGCAACGAGGAGCGTAAGCAGATCGAAGAAAAAAATAATCGTCGTAAAGAAAGTATTAGATCATTTCGGGAAGAAGTGAAGGACGAAGCAGCACATTCGCAAGAATAA
- a CDS encoding autorepressor SdpR family transcription factor: MNDAFKALADPTRRTILQLLKEKSMSAGEVAEHFQISKPSISHHLNILKQAGLVLDERQGQNIIYTLHTTVVADVIGWMFSIAHSDTPAKKNVNHIKDAEESE, encoded by the coding sequence TTGAACGATGCCTTCAAAGCTTTGGCTGATCCGACCCGGCGTACAATCTTACAGCTTTTAAAGGAGAAAAGTATGAGCGCAGGCGAAGTGGCTGAACATTTTCAAATTAGTAAGCCCAGTATCTCCCACCATCTCAATATCCTGAAGCAGGCTGGGCTGGTGCTGGATGAACGACAGGGGCAAAACATTATCTACACCCTGCATACAACGGTTGTGGCGGATGTCATCGGTTGGATGTTCAGTATCGCCCACTCTGATACCCCTGCCAAGAAAAATGTAAATCATATTAAGGATGCGGAGGAATCTGAATGA
- a CDS encoding carbohydrate ABC transporter permease — MAQKQKGSLSALLVVLFILFAGFALFPLFAVTLASFKPSTELLRYGLNLKLEWDIMSLKNYAFIFQGTTDYFQWYWNSIVITVLFTVLCLILSAMVGYGLEMYRFRLKNVIFTLVLVVMMIPVEIIMLPLYKLMIGMKLINTVWGVILPFVVAPIPIFFFRQYLSGVPKDFMDAARVDGCSEYGIFVRIMMPLMAPAFAAMAILQAMNSWNNFLWPMIVLRTNDMLTLPIGLSSLLTPYGNNYDVLIAGSVLAILPILVVFLFFQRYFIEGMTAGGVKG; from the coding sequence ATGGCTCAGAAACAAAAAGGCTCGTTATCCGCATTGCTCGTTGTCCTGTTTATTCTATTTGCCGGATTTGCCCTGTTTCCGCTATTTGCTGTGACGCTTGCCTCGTTCAAGCCATCGACGGAGCTATTGCGCTACGGATTGAATCTTAAGCTGGAGTGGGACATCATGTCCCTGAAAAACTATGCGTTCATCTTTCAGGGGACGACGGATTATTTTCAATGGTACTGGAACAGTATTGTCATTACCGTCTTGTTTACGGTGTTATGTCTGATATTGTCCGCGATGGTAGGCTATGGTCTGGAGATGTACCGTTTTAGATTGAAAAATGTGATTTTCACACTGGTGCTGGTCGTGATGATGATCCCGGTAGAAATTATCATGCTGCCGCTCTACAAGCTAATGATCGGCATGAAGCTGATCAATACGGTATGGGGTGTAATTCTACCATTTGTCGTTGCGCCGATCCCGATCTTTTTCTTCCGTCAATATTTGAGTGGTGTTCCCAAGGACTTCATGGATGCTGCGCGGGTTGACGGCTGTTCAGAATATGGCATTTTCGTACGGATTATGATGCCTCTGATGGCGCCTGCATTTGCGGCAATGGCTATTTTGCAGGCGATGAACAGTTGGAATAACTTCCTCTGGCCGATGATTGTATTGCGTACCAACGACATGCTGACACTGCCAATTGGACTGTCCAGTCTGCTGACGCCATATGGCAACAATTATGATGTGCTGATCGCGGGGTCCGTTTTGGCTATTTTACCGATTCTCGTCGTGTTCCTGTTCTTCCAGCGTTACTTTATTGAAGGGATGACGGCAGGTGGAGTAAAAGGATAA
- a CDS encoding ABC transporter substrate-binding protein, whose translation MLLQRKSMALMLMAVVLMAGLLQGCSFKTDEKDGPGTELVLWTFNELHEKFFLQMADQWNQQHPDELINLKANTFPYDNHHSKLSIALQSGVGAPDIADIEVNKIGNFLKGIPQLVPLNPVIDPEIKNIVPSRVQIYGKDGKYYGIDFHVGAEVMYYNKEILDQAGVDPDSIVTWADYAAAGKQVLAKTGKPMATLETNDLWNYWPMISQQNSDFLDDKGELTLDNETNIKTLEFLQQMVKDKIAIPAPGGGHHMEEYYGFMNKGGAASVWMPMWYMGRFTDYMPDLKGKIIIRPMPAWEKGGFRSAGMGGTGTVVTNQSEHQDLAMRFLAFAKLSKQGNVEIWKQLGFDPIRSEVWTMPEAKAKNKFTEYFGTNIFDTLIEVKDEINAVHIGPKTPDIASAVRNKILYRTLQNGEDPATVLHELADELR comes from the coding sequence ATGCTGCTGCAAAGAAAAAGCATGGCTTTGATGCTTATGGCGGTGGTTTTGATGGCTGGACTGCTGCAAGGCTGTTCTTTCAAGACCGATGAAAAGGATGGGCCGGGAACAGAACTTGTATTATGGACGTTCAATGAACTGCATGAGAAGTTTTTTCTGCAAATGGCTGACCAATGGAACCAACAGCACCCTGATGAACTGATTAATTTGAAAGCGAATACATTCCCCTATGACAACCACCACAGCAAGCTGTCGATTGCGCTGCAATCAGGGGTGGGAGCGCCGGATATCGCGGATATCGAGGTGAACAAGATCGGTAATTTCCTCAAAGGGATACCGCAACTGGTCCCACTCAATCCGGTGATTGACCCAGAGATCAAAAACATTGTGCCTTCCAGAGTACAGATTTACGGTAAAGACGGGAAGTATTACGGTATTGATTTCCATGTCGGGGCCGAAGTGATGTATTACAATAAAGAAATTTTGGATCAGGCGGGGGTAGACCCGGATTCCATCGTCACCTGGGCAGACTATGCTGCTGCAGGCAAGCAAGTGCTGGCGAAAACAGGCAAGCCGATGGCGACCCTGGAAACGAATGACCTGTGGAACTATTGGCCGATGATCTCCCAGCAGAATTCGGATTTTCTGGATGACAAGGGCGAGTTAACGCTGGATAACGAAACGAATATTAAAACACTCGAGTTTCTTCAGCAGATGGTAAAAGACAAAATCGCTATTCCCGCACCAGGCGGCGGGCACCACATGGAGGAATACTACGGGTTTATGAACAAAGGTGGGGCCGCTTCGGTATGGATGCCGATGTGGTATATGGGACGTTTTACGGATTACATGCCTGACCTGAAAGGGAAAATCATCATCAGACCCATGCCAGCGTGGGAAAAAGGCGGTTTTCGCTCAGCGGGTATGGGCGGAACCGGAACAGTAGTCACGAACCAATCAGAGCACCAAGATCTGGCGATGCGCTTTCTAGCCTTTGCCAAGCTATCCAAGCAAGGGAATGTGGAGATCTGGAAGCAGCTTGGTTTTGATCCCATCCGCAGTGAAGTGTGGACCATGCCGGAAGCCAAAGCCAAGAATAAATTTACGGAGTATTTCGGAACGAATATTTTTGACACGCTCATCGAAGTCAAAGATGAAATCAATGCGGTGCATATCGGACCGAAAACACCTGATATTGCCAGTGCTGTGCGCAATAAAATACTTTATCGGACACTACAGAATGGCGAAGATCCAGCCACGGTGCTACATGAGCTGGCAGATGAACTGAGATAG
- a CDS encoding SdpI family protein, with translation MKLRTRWSLTDVLTTLIALSPAIGALLLYNRLPDVLASHFSFDNTADGYMSKNSSILMLVLLGLVPLLLRLSRYMDPNRANFEKFAKAYEVTRVGTSLILAIAGWGMLLYNLNIRLQMNAVILGIIGLLLMVMGNFLTQVQPNYTFGIRTPWTLSNPEVWRKTHRFGGPMMMLGGASGLVAAWVGGVAGTVIFLTGLGISVVTPILYSFLLHRKLNQQ, from the coding sequence ATGAAATTGCGAACACGTTGGAGCTTGACGGATGTTTTGACGACTTTGATTGCCTTATCACCTGCTATAGGCGCTTTACTACTGTATAACCGGCTTCCCGATGTGCTGGCCTCTCATTTTAGCTTTGACAATACAGCAGACGGGTATATGAGTAAAAACAGTTCTATTCTCATGCTGGTGCTGTTGGGGCTGGTGCCTTTGCTCCTTCGGCTATCCCGCTACATGGACCCCAACAGAGCAAATTTCGAGAAATTTGCTAAAGCCTATGAGGTTACGCGTGTAGGCACTTCGCTCATTCTCGCTATAGCCGGTTGGGGAATGCTGCTGTATAACCTGAACATACGACTGCAAATGAATGCTGTAATTTTGGGGATAATAGGCCTGCTGCTGATGGTGATGGGTAATTTTCTGACTCAGGTACAGCCGAACTATACCTTCGGTATCCGCACGCCGTGGACTCTGTCTAACCCCGAGGTGTGGCGTAAAACGCACCGTTTCGGCGGACCTATGATGATGCTCGGTGGTGCTTCGGGCTTGGTAGCGGCATGGGTCGGTGGAGTGGCCGGGACGGTCATTTTTCTCACCGGGCTGGGTATATCCGTCGTCACCCCCATCCTCTACTCCTTCCTCCTGCATCGCAAATTAAATCAACAGTAG
- a CDS encoding putative quinol monooxygenase: MIIIHADMKVLPEKREAFLQQTEGLVSASQAEEGNVRYTLMQDLNDPNAFTMVEEWKDAAAVDFHNNSAHFQAFVAAAKELLAAPLQVNAFQDATKL; the protein is encoded by the coding sequence ATGATTATTATTCATGCCGATATGAAAGTTTTACCTGAAAAAAGAGAGGCTTTTTTGCAACAAACCGAAGGGCTGGTCAGCGCATCCCAAGCTGAAGAAGGCAATGTACGCTACACGTTAATGCAGGATCTGAATGATCCCAACGCATTTACGATGGTTGAAGAGTGGAAAGATGCTGCTGCTGTAGATTTCCATAATAATTCTGCCCATTTCCAGGCATTTGTTGCCGCGGCTAAAGAATTGTTGGCTGCTCCGCTTCAAGTGAATGCTTTTCAGGATGCAACTAAACTGTAA
- a CDS encoding aldo/keto reductase: MGNIADTTVLNNGVQMPWLGFGTYKAEGNEVYEAVKTAIGVGYRHIDTAAIYGNEELVGQAIRDSGTSRENLFVTTKLWNQDQGYDSTLRAFEESRKRLGLDIIDLYLIHWPGKDKYKETWKAFERLYEEGSVRAIGVSNFQVHHLEDLLKDSNMVPVINQVELHPRLTQQELHQYCREHQIQLESWSPLMKGKLTEQADIVEIAAKYGKTSSQVILRWHLDRGIVTIPKSVTPHRIRENADLFDFELTAEDIERINGLHLDERVGTHPDKLLF; this comes from the coding sequence ATGGGGAACATTGCGGATACAACTGTACTGAATAACGGAGTTCAGATGCCTTGGCTCGGTTTTGGTACTTACAAGGCGGAAGGCAATGAGGTCTACGAAGCGGTCAAAACAGCTATTGGGGTCGGTTACCGTCACATTGATACAGCGGCGATCTACGGTAACGAGGAACTGGTTGGACAAGCCATTCGTGATAGTGGGACGTCTAGAGAAAATCTGTTTGTAACCACCAAGCTATGGAATCAGGATCAGGGCTACGATTCAACACTGCGTGCCTTTGAGGAAAGCCGTAAGCGGCTGGGTCTGGATATCATTGATCTGTATCTCATTCATTGGCCTGGCAAGGATAAGTACAAGGAAACCTGGAAGGCATTCGAACGACTGTATGAAGAAGGAAGCGTACGCGCTATCGGAGTTAGTAACTTCCAAGTTCACCATCTCGAAGACCTCCTCAAAGACAGCAACATGGTTCCTGTCATCAACCAAGTGGAGCTTCACCCTCGTCTGACTCAACAAGAACTGCATCAATACTGCCGGGAGCACCAGATTCAGCTTGAATCGTGGAGTCCACTGATGAAGGGGAAATTAACCGAGCAAGCGGACATCGTTGAGATTGCTGCCAAATACGGTAAAACCTCTTCGCAGGTTATTTTGCGTTGGCATCTGGATCGGGGGATTGTGACGATTCCCAAATCTGTAACCCCGCATCGTATTCGCGAAAATGCTGATTTATTCGACTTTGAATTGACGGCTGAGGATATTGAACGAATCAATGGTCTTCATCTGGATGAGCGTGTTGGCACGCATCCCGATAAGCTGCTGTTCTAA
- a CDS encoding alpha/beta hydrolase, translated as MKHVFRKGTHPQAPVILLLHGTGGNEQDLIPLAEMVAPGASVLGVRGNVLENGMPRFFRRLAEGVFDIEDLVFRTKELSEFVDTAAEQYDFDRNNVVALGYSNGANIAASMLFHDAKALRGAILHHAMVPLRGLDLPALNGIPVFLSSGENDPIVPISESQELQALLEGAGAQVEAYWERNGHQLTRTEAEAAGKWFGEHFNA; from the coding sequence ATGAAACACGTATTTCGTAAAGGAACTCATCCGCAAGCCCCAGTTATTTTGCTGTTGCATGGTACAGGCGGGAACGAACAAGACCTGATACCTTTGGCTGAGATGGTAGCACCGGGAGCTTCTGTATTAGGCGTGAGAGGAAATGTGCTGGAAAATGGGATGCCGCGTTTCTTTCGCCGTTTGGCAGAAGGAGTGTTCGACATTGAGGATCTCGTATTTCGCACCAAAGAATTGAGCGAATTTGTGGACACAGCTGCAGAGCAATACGATTTTGATCGTAATAACGTGGTGGCTCTTGGCTATTCCAATGGTGCAAACATAGCCGCCAGCATGCTCTTTCACGATGCAAAAGCGTTACGTGGAGCTATTTTACACCATGCAATGGTGCCGTTGCGTGGGCTGGATTTGCCCGCTTTGAATGGTATCCCTGTATTTTTATCTTCCGGTGAGAATGATCCCATTGTTCCGATTTCGGAATCTCAGGAGCTGCAAGCATTATTGGAAGGGGCCGGAGCGCAGGTGGAAGCATATTGGGAACGCAATGGTCATCAATTGACGCGGACTGAAGCCGAAGCCGCAGGAAAGTGGTTTGGGGAGCATTTTAATGCATAA
- a CDS encoding ATP-binding protein, whose translation MRFQTKLMVFISLLVLVVTGLLGLSFRYMITSALYDEIGERALTVANTLAVDAQVRDALEQTETTQLRSRINEVIKPVQASSGADFITIADRHLIRQWHVNPERIGTPMIDPMNDKVLQGQSFITESTGSLGPSIRAKTAVYDTQGKAIGLVSVGFLMTDVQQNIRTYTYAWLWFMVGALMIGILGSLVIAQRVRRALHGLEPVEIGRLYQEKQAIIESIGEGIIAVNSNGQITLANPQAARLIGLPAETSIYGCDLRHLTGVPDVLVDMLVADYTVEHSTMGQDQGQDIWNKEIEVQQRIVVVSRVPIQDRSGRIMGTVASLRDKTELLHMTQQLTEVKDYAEVLRSQTHEYANRLYLISGLIQLECYDEAVDFITQESEEYRVHRPIGTALLTDSIIASLLIGKKKQALEKGVLLHSDIKGAFSTQSPTLEWSFLASIAGNLLDNAMEAVAMSYISDGQVWFRLEETTEAIIVEVADNGSGISDDIQEKLFVRGASTKAEAGHGYGLALVLEYTERMGGSIEVHKRPGGGSIFEVYIPLIRTDTSNDAKGGYAHE comes from the coding sequence ATGCGTTTTCAGACAAAACTAATGGTATTTATATCCCTTTTAGTACTGGTAGTTACCGGGCTGTTGGGATTATCCTTTCGATATATGATCACGTCCGCTCTATATGATGAAATCGGAGAAAGGGCGCTCACCGTCGCCAATACCCTCGCCGTAGATGCGCAGGTCAGAGACGCTCTGGAGCAGACTGAGACGACGCAATTGCGTTCGCGTATCAACGAGGTCATAAAACCTGTCCAAGCCAGCAGCGGCGCTGATTTTATTACTATTGCTGATCGTCATCTCATCCGGCAGTGGCATGTAAACCCAGAGCGCATCGGCACGCCTATGATAGACCCCATGAATGATAAGGTACTGCAAGGGCAGTCCTTTATCACTGAATCGACGGGCTCTCTCGGACCGTCAATACGCGCCAAAACAGCCGTTTATGATACGCAAGGTAAGGCCATCGGGCTCGTCTCTGTAGGTTTTTTAATGACAGATGTGCAGCAAAATATTCGTACATACACATATGCATGGCTCTGGTTTATGGTGGGCGCGCTGATGATCGGCATATTGGGAAGCCTGGTTATAGCGCAACGGGTACGCCGCGCACTGCATGGACTGGAGCCAGTGGAAATCGGACGGCTGTACCAGGAAAAGCAAGCTATTATTGAGTCCATCGGCGAAGGAATTATCGCGGTGAATAGTAACGGACAAATCACACTTGCCAATCCACAGGCAGCTCGCTTGATCGGACTCCCCGCGGAAACCTCTATCTACGGATGCGACCTTCGCCACTTGACAGGTGTTCCAGATGTACTGGTTGATATGCTTGTTGCCGATTACACAGTAGAGCATTCAACGATGGGGCAAGATCAGGGACAGGACATATGGAATAAGGAAATTGAGGTCCAGCAGCGAATTGTAGTCGTCAGCCGTGTGCCGATCCAGGATCGTTCCGGTCGCATCATGGGCACGGTTGCCAGTCTGCGTGACAAGACCGAACTGCTCCACATGACACAACAGTTGACAGAGGTCAAAGATTACGCGGAAGTACTGCGATCACAAACACACGAATACGCCAATCGGCTGTATCTCATATCCGGCCTGATTCAGTTGGAGTGTTATGACGAAGCGGTGGACTTTATCACCCAGGAATCAGAGGAATATCGTGTACACAGGCCGATTGGCACAGCTCTCCTCACCGATTCAATCATCGCCAGCCTACTGATCGGTAAGAAGAAACAGGCGCTGGAAAAAGGGGTTTTACTCCATTCTGATATTAAAGGAGCATTCTCAACCCAGTCCCCTACGTTGGAGTGGTCCTTTCTCGCTTCCATAGCCGGAAACCTGCTGGACAATGCCATGGAAGCTGTTGCGATGTCCTACATCTCTGACGGACAGGTCTGGTTCCGGCTTGAAGAAACGACTGAAGCCATCATCGTCGAAGTTGCGGATAACGGATCGGGAATTTCGGACGATATCCAAGAAAAGTTGTTTGTCAGAGGAGCTTCGACCAAAGCAGAAGCAGGACATGGATATGGCCTTGCTCTCGTGCTGGAGTACACTGAACGAATGGGCGGCTCTATAGAAGTGCACAAACGTCCTGGTGGAGGAAGTATTTTTGAGGTATACATTCCTTTAATTAGGACAGATACGAGTAATGATGCAAAAGGAGGTTATGCCCATGAATGA
- a CDS encoding carbohydrate ABC transporter permease, with amino-acid sequence MATPVHTNANVPTGQPPQPQRPTRSRWSRFIHSSRTAPYVFVLPFLLSFALFFAYPVISTVIMSFQEVLPGITTYVGLENYKDLINPTFGKAILNSVLYTLLTLVVLIPLPLVLAVLLNSPKMPGRGLFRSVMFIPALTSVVVAGTIFRLMFGELDGSLMNSLLGVFGLEPYKWLMNANTGFLALIVLALWRWLGVNMLYYMSGLQNIPPELYEAAQIDGASRFDSFWRITIPMLKPVTIYVFTISIYAGLSMFTESYMLWNGNNSPNDIGLTIVGYLYRQGLEQNSMGFGAAVGIVLLVFTLVLNLIQLKFFGMFRKED; translated from the coding sequence ATGGCAACGCCCGTTCATACGAACGCTAATGTACCGACAGGTCAGCCGCCACAACCTCAGCGTCCGACCAGAAGCCGATGGAGTCGCTTTATTCATTCCAGCCGTACGGCACCGTATGTGTTTGTCCTTCCATTTTTACTGTCCTTTGCGCTATTTTTTGCCTATCCAGTCATCTCGACGGTCATTATGAGCTTTCAGGAAGTCCTGCCAGGGATAACAACTTATGTTGGACTGGAAAATTATAAGGACTTAATCAATCCTACGTTTGGAAAGGCGATATTGAATAGCGTCCTGTATACGCTGCTTACACTAGTCGTGCTGATTCCTCTGCCGCTGGTATTGGCAGTATTGCTGAATTCGCCTAAAATGCCGGGCAGAGGGTTGTTTCGCTCCGTGATGTTTATACCTGCACTAACCTCGGTGGTGGTAGCAGGAACGATCTTCCGCCTCATGTTCGGGGAATTGGATGGTTCGCTGATGAACTCCCTGTTGGGGGTATTCGGTCTGGAGCCTTACAAATGGCTAATGAATGCGAACACCGGCTTTTTAGCGTTGATTGTGCTGGCCTTGTGGAGATGGTTGGGCGTAAATATGTTGTACTACATGTCGGGACTCCAGAACATTCCTCCTGAGTTGTATGAGGCTGCGCAGATTGATGGAGCCAGTCGTTTCGATTCATTTTGGCGGATTACGATTCCTATGCTGAAACCAGTAACGATCTACGTATTTACGATTAGCATTTATGCGGGTTTGTCTATGTTTACGGAGAGCTACATGTTGTGGAACGGAAATAACTCTCCGAACGATATTGGTTTAACAATTGTTGGCTATCTCTATCGCCAAGGTCTAGAGCAGAACAGTATGGGCTTCGGAGCTGCGGTGGGCATTGTATTGCTCGTATTTACACTAGTGCTGAACCTGATCCAGCTCAAATTTTTCGGCATGTTCCGGAAGGAGGATTAA